Proteins from a genomic interval of Zingiber officinale cultivar Zhangliang chromosome 1B, Zo_v1.1, whole genome shotgun sequence:
- the LOC121988827 gene encoding probable phospholipid-transporting ATPase 7, whose product MERRVRKRDRLKWSLLYTFSCTRATMTADEEQASLDCPGYSRIIHCNQPQLHTKMGLYYTGNHISTTRYNFVTFLPKALFEQFRRVANIYFLLAAVLSLTPVSPFTPVSMIAPLAFVVGLSMMKEALEDWKRFIQDMKVNRRRGDVHGGEGQFVHKHWQDIRVGDVVKVEKDKFFPADLLLLSSSYEDGICYVETMNLDGETNLKVKRSLEVTLPLEDDEAFKDFAGTIKCEDPNPSLYTFVGNFEYERQLYVLDPSQILLRDSKLRNTSYIYGVVIFTGHDSKVMQNATDSPCKRSRIERKMDSIIYILFSLLVLISLISSIGFAILTKYGMPNWWFLQPNITTGLYDPSRPAVSGVFHLVTALILYGYLIPISLYVSIEVVKVLQATFINQDVFMYDEEIGKPARARTSNLNEELGQVDTILTDKTGTLTCNQMDFLKCSIAGISYGLRASEVEIAAAKQIAAEVPGTPEHHTGSQDPWEGKSPSHGSSDIKFEHEITCMIEDIHKPAIKGFSFQDDRLMHGNWTKEPTASTILLFLRILALCHTAIPEANDETGGFNYEAESPDEAAFLVAAREFGFEFFKRTQSSVFIREKYSPSEEPVEREFKILNLLEFNSKRKRMSVILRDENGQIVLLCKGADSIIFDRLSKNGKMYESDTSKQLNEYGEAGLRTLALAYRVLDESEYSSWNNEFLKAKTTIGADLEAQIERVSDMMERELILVGATAVEDKLQKGVPQCIDKLAQAGLKIWVLTGDKLETAINIGFACSLLRQGMKQIHLSIANIELLTQDPNKETKENLMMQLTNASQMIKLEKDPYAAFALIIDGKTLTYALEDDLKNQFLSLAVDCASVICCRVSPRQKALVTRLVKEGTGKVTLAIGDGANDVGMIQEADIGVGISGVEGMQAVMASDFSISQFRFLQRLLVVHGHWCYKRIALMICYFFYKNIAFGLTIFYYETYTGFSGQSVYDDWYMLLFNVVLTSLPVITLGVFEQDVSSEVCLQFPALYQQGPRDLFFGWYRIIGWMLNGLYSSIMIHFLNIEIFYLGAFRAEGQTADIAAVGATMFTCIIWAVNVQISLIMSHFTWIQILFVWGSVAAWYLFLFCYGMLSPIISGNAFRILQEALGSAPTFWTATLLVTAVCNIPYLLHISLQRTFNPLDHHVIQEIKHYKKDLEDQHMWKREKSKAREKTLIGFTARVDAKIRQIKGSLQRKVSSMTMQSV is encoded by the exons ATGGAGCGACGAGTTAGGAAACGTGATCGGCTCAAATGGAGCCTGCTTTATACGTTCTCTTGTACCCGGGCGACAATGACGGCCGACGAGGAGCAGGCTTCTCTCGACTGTCCCGGTTACTCTCGCATCATCCACTGCAACCAACCGCAGCTCCACACGAAGATGGGCCTCTATTACACTGGCAACCACATCTCCACCACGAGGTACAACTTCGTCACCTTCCTCCCCAAAGCATTGTTCGAGCAATTCCGTCGGGTGGCCAACATCTACTTCCTCCTCGCTGCCGTGCTCTCCCTCACACCGGTTTCCCCCTTCACTCCGGTGAGCATGATTGCTCCGCTCGCCTTCGTTGTCGGGCTGAGCATGATGAAGGAAGCGCTCGAAGATTGGAAGAGATTTATCCAGGACATGAAGGTCAACCGCCGAAGAGGCGATGTTCACGGGGGTGAGGGGCAGTTCGTCCACAAGCATTGGCAAGACATTCGCGTGGGGGATGTCGTCAAGGTTGAGAAAGACAAATTTTTTCCAGCTGACCTCCTACTGCTTTCTTCAAGCTATGAAGATGGGATTTGCTATGTGGAGACCATGAATTTGGATGGTGAGACTAACTTGAAGGTCAAGCGATCACTTGAGGTAACATTGCCCTTGGAAGATGATGAGGCCTTCAAGGACTTCGCAGGCACTATAAAATGTGAAGATCCCAATCCCAGCCTTTACACTTTTGTGGGTAATTTTGAGTATGAAAGACAGTTGTATGTGCTTGATCCGAGCCAGATTTTGCTCAGGGATTCAAAACTTAGGAATACAAGTTACATATATGGAGTGGTTATCTTCACTGGCCATGACAGCAAAGTTATGCAAAATGCTACCGACTCACCGTGTAAGAGAAGCAGAATTGAGAGGAAAATGGATAGTATAATATATATTCTCTTCAGTCTTCTTGTTCTCATATCATTAATTAGCTCAATAGGATTTGCTATTTTGACAAAGTATGGAATGCCGAATTGGTGGTTCTTGCAACCCAATATTACCACTGGCTTGTATGATCCTTCTAGACCAGCAGTATCTGGTGTTTTCCATCTGGTCACAGCTCTGATTCTTTATGGATATCTGATTCCTATTTCCCTTTATGTTTCTATTGAAGTTGTCAAAGTCTTGCAAGCAACATTCATCAACCAAGATGTTTTCATGTATGATGAGGAGATTGGAAAGCCTGCACGAGCACGAACTTCAAATTTGAATGAGGAGCTCGGGCAAGTTGATACCATTCTTACAGATAAAACAGGAACTTTAACTTGCAACCAAATGGATTTTCTCAAATGTTCCATTGCTGGAATTTCATATGGTCTACGAGCTAGTGAAGTTGAAATTGCTGCAGCAAAGCAGATAGCAGCAGAAGTTCCTGGTACTCCTGAGCATCATACTGGAAGTCAGGATCCGTGGGAGGGGAAGTCACCCTCTCATGGATCATCGGATATTAAATTCGAACATGAGATTACTTGTATGATTGAGGATATACACAAACCTGCCATAAAAGGTTTTAGTTTTCAAGATGACCGCTTAATGCATGGAAACTGGACAAAGGAACCCACTGCAAGTACTATTCTTCTTTTCTTAAGAATACTTGCTTTGTGTCACACTGCAATTCCTGAAGCAAATGATGAAACTGGTGGCTTCAACTATGAAGCAGAATCACCAGATGAAGCTGCATTCCTTGTTGCAGCGAGGGAATTCGGCTTTGAATTTTTTAAGAGGACCCAATCTAGTGTGTTCATCAGAGAAAAATACTCTCCTTCCGAGGAACCCGTGGAGAG GGAGTTCAAGATTCTCAATCTACTGGAATTTAACAGCAAAAGGAAGAGAATGTCTGTAATTCTGCGTGATGAGAATGGACAGATTGTTCTTCTTTGCAAAGGTGCTGACAG TATCATTTTTGATAGACTTTCCAAAAATGGAAAAATGTATGAGAGTGATACAAGCAAACAACTCAATGAATATGGGGAAGCAGGCTTGAGGACATTAGCACTGGCGTATAGGGTGCTTGATGAATCTGAGTATTCTTCTTGGAACAATGAGTTTTTAAAAGCAAAAACTACCATTGGAGCAGATCTGGAAGCACAAATTGAGAGAGTTTCTGATATGATGGAAAGAGAATTGATTCTTGTAGGTGCAACTGCTGTGGAAGACAAATTACAAAAAGGG GTTCCTCAGTGTATAGATAAATTAGCTCAAGCTGGTCTCAAGATCTGGGTTCTGACTGGTGATAAGCTTGAAACTGCAATTAATATAGG ATTTGCTTGCAGTTTACTTAGGCAAGGCATGAAACAAATACATTTATCAATTGCAAACATTGAACTACTAACACAAGATCCAAACAAG GAGACAAAAGAGAACCTAATGATGCAACTAACAAATGCCTCCCAAATGATCAAGCTGGAGAAGGACCCATATGCAGCATTTGCTCTGATAATTGATGGAAAAACATTGACATATGCACTAGAGGATGATTTAAAGAATCAGTTTCTGAGTCTAGCTGTTGATTGTGCTTCTGTCATATGTTGCCGGGTATCCCCAAGGCAGAAAGCATTG GTGACCAGATTGGTTAAAGAAGGTACAGGAAAAGTTACTTTGGCTATAGGTGATGGTGCTAATGACGTTGGTATGATTCAAGAGGCTGATATAGGTGTCGGTATTAGTGGCGTAGAAGGGATGCAG GCAGTAATGGCTAGTGATTTCTCAATTTCACAATTCAGATTCCTTCAACGACTTCTTGTAGTTCACGGCCATTGGTGCTATAAGCGGATAGCACTCATG ATTTGTTATTTCTTCTATAAAAACATAGCATTTGGGTTAACAATATTCTACTATGAGACATACACTGGCTTCTCCGGGCAGTCTGTATATGATGATTGGTACATGCTCCTATTTAATGTAGTTCTAACATCATTGCCAGTAATAACATTAGGAGTTTTCGAGCAAGATGTTTCTTCTGAAGTATGCTTACAG TTCCCAGCACTGTACCAGCAAGGGCCTAGAGATTTATTCTTCGGTTGGTACCGGATTATCGGTTGGATGCTTAATGGCCTTTACTCCTCCATCATGATACATTTCCTCAACATTGAAATCTTTTACCTCGGTGCATTCCGAGCCGAGGGCCAGACTGCTGACATTGCTGCAGTTGGAGCCACCATGTTCACCTGCATCATCTGGGCCGTAAATGTGCAAATTTCCCTCATTATGAGCCATTTCACATGGATTCAGATTCTCTTTGTATGGGGCAGTGTTGCTGCCTGGTACCTTTTCTTGTTCTGCTATGGAATGTTGTCACCGATTATCTCCGGAAATGCCTTCAGAATACTCCAAGAAGCCCTCGGATCTGCACCAACTTTCTGGACTGCAACTCTCCTAGTTACTGCAGTGTGCAACATCCCGTATCTGCTCCACATTTCCTTACAGAGGACCTTCAATCCATTAGATCACCATGTAATCCAGGAGATCAAGCACTACAAGAAGGATTTGGAGGACCAACATATGTGGAAGAGAGAGAAGTCTAAGGCAAGGGAGAAGACTCTCATCGGTTTTACTGCGAGGGTGGATGCCAAGATCAGGCAGATCAAAGGGTCACTGCAAAGGAAAGTCTCATCCATGACAATGCAAAGTGTGTGA